GAAAAAAGGGCGTCGAGGGTGAGCTCTTGATCCACAGCAGAGAGGTAGGGAGGGCTTTTGGCAGCTCCAAAGGGAGTAACAAGGGTATTAAAAATTGTCCTTTTCGATTTTAAGATTTGAGAGAAGGTTGACCTTCTTTGGTTAAGGAGACGGCCATACTCTTTTGTGATGGTAAATTCATCTTCGCAAAACTTCATCTCCAGGAGGTTGATACACCGATCGGTTCTTTCGATCACAAGATCAATTTGAGCACCCGGAAGTTCTCCAGGCTGCTTATCCCAATAGGAAAGACTTTTTGCGATAAGGGGGAGCTTGAGCGCTTCGATGATCTGTCTCGAATGTTTGATACAAATATTTTCAAAAGCATACCCCGCCCAGCTCAAAAATTTGGGGGAGCGATGGAAGTTCAGTATTTGCTCTTTTCTGTCTACCCAGGTCAGGTAAAAAAGGGAGTACTCATCCAGGAGTCGGTAAAGGCTATCTCGCTTTTTTCTCCCGAAAAAAGGGATGCTCTGAATAAATCCCGAAGACTCTAGGTCATTTAAAGCAGCTGTAAAATGTCCGCCAAGAGTTTTTGAGGTTGCTTTTGTAAGAGCATTTAGGGTAAGTCCTTTATGAGACTTTGCAAGGGCTTTCACAATCGCTAGATGCTTTTCGGAGTCATCAAAAAGAGAGGCGAAAAGGGGCTGAAACTCATCCGTTAAAAAACCGTTTGGAGAAAAACAAAGGGACTGGATGTTTTCCATAGAGGAACGTCCCTTTTCAATATGGTTAAGATACTTTGCGACCCCGCCTGTTAACATATAGAGCTCGATCAACTGCTTTCTGTCAAAGAAGATATGTTTTGCCTTTAAGTAGTTTTCTGTCTCAAGAAGGGAAAAAGGCTTTAGGTGAATTTTTTGGGTGAGTCGTCCATGAAGCCCTCCCCGATTTTGGACCACTTTTTTAATCATCCAGGAAGCTGCTGATCCACATAAGACCACGATCAGGTTTTTTCTTCGGGAGAGATGGCGATTCCAATTATACTCCAAGGTGCGTAGCATGTTGGAGCGGCGCGTTGCAAGCCAAGGGAGCTCGTCAAAAAAAAGGATCACTTTTTGGCTTTCTGGAACCTTTTCGAGCTGCTCTAATAAAGTAGAAAATGCCTTTTGCCAATTTTTTGGGGTTGGAAGAGGTGTTTTTAACTTAAAGGTCGATGTGACTGTTTCTGCAAAATTCCAGAGCTGCTCAGACGTTCGCCCTCTCAAAATTCCTGTAAGCTCAAAGAAGAGCCCTTTATCGCTAAAGAACTCTTTAATTAAGAAGGTTTTGCCGATCCGCCTCCTTCCGTAGACTGCTAGAAGTTCAGCCTCTTCGGAGTTGAGGAGCTTTTGCAAAATTTTCTTTTCTCTTTCTCTTCCAATGGGTTCCATTGCTCTACGACCTATAATGGTTAAGATAATGCCCAATATAGCGTATAACGGGCATTATCTCAATAAAAAGGTGAGATAATGTGGGGTATAGCGTATAACGGGCATTATCTTATACCAATTCGGAAAAATAAATTGCAAAATTAGCTTGAGAGTTTTTGAGGAAAAATTGCGTTTGGAGATCGATACTAACCACTTGTTGGTTAGTGAGATCGAAAATGCAGTTTTAACCGAAAAGGTCAAGCTTAATTTACCAAGTTATTTTTCCGATTTGGTATTACTTATTTTTTCTTGCCCCCCTTGCCTCCTTTGTCGCCGGCAGCTCCTTTGCGGCGGATGAGGTGAGGAGATTTCTTGGAAGATTGAAGGACGGGGTTGAGGATGTTTGCCTCAAACTTAAAGTTTCCTTCGATAAAAGAGTTTTTAAGGGCATCGAGATTTTCGGTGAAGAGTTTGACCGACTCCGGATTCCCCACAAGCTGAATGTTATAGGCGTGTGGAGCGGTGCTATAGTGATCGACGATGATCTGCGCGCCGTGGAAGACCGAGTCGGGCATGTCGATGTTCATCGTAGTGGTGGTGACTCCCATGTCCTGTTGGATGATCATCACTCCCCCCACCCGCTCAAAGAGCTCGTAGACTTCGGGGGAGAGGTGGCTAAAGGCGGGTGTGGCATCGGAAGGGATAACAGGAGGCAAAGGGGCATCGAAAGAGGGGAGGGGAACACTTGCTGTATCGGGAGTTGCCTCTATAAAGGTATCGTCATCTTTTTTCTTCCGCTGACCCATTCCCTCTTGTTCCCCTTCTTCAGGGGGCGGAGGGGCAAACTCTTTGGCCTCTTTTTGGGCCTGAGTAATTTTTTGTTCTCGGATTTCCTTAGGAGAGAGGTGATGGAAGATACTTGGTTTTTTAGGAGGAGTTTCTTCAATGGGTTTTTCTTCCAGAGCCTCCTTCTTTTTTTTCGGCGCGGTTTTTCGTTTTTTCTTAGCGGGAGCAGCGGTTTGGGGCTTCTTTTTCTTCTTGAGCGCTTCGAGTTCACTTTTTTTCGGCTGGGAGGCGAGGAGGGAAGCATCTTCGGGTTTTTCTTTTTTTTCTGGTGTTGTAGGAGGGGGTGGGGTTTCTTGCTCGGGAGTTTGCTCTTCTTGCTGCGGAGGGGGAAGGGGCTCATCCACCTCGTCAATCTCGACCCCTTCGGTCGGGATGGACCCTGGAGGTGGGGGAGTAAAAGGGGTTTCTTCTTCGGGAGGGGTTTCGTAGCGGACACCGGCCGACTCTTTGTCCATAATGCCCCCCACCTCATCTTGATCGCTCATCAGTTCGGCAAATCCTTCTCGTGGAGCGGGCGTTTCGGGCTGAACCTCTTTTTCCTCTCCCTCTTCTTCCTCTTTTTTAAGGTTCCGCTTCCGCCTTTTTTGTGCCTCATCCGACTCATCGACCTTCATCACTTTTTTAAACTTTTCGGGGTCGACCTTTTCTGCAGGCTTTTCCTTCTCTTCTGGGTGGTAAGGGCGTTGGATATCGCGATGAATTTTATTGGGGTCTGACATAAGCTCTACTTTTTACGCTTTTTTGAGGTGTGCATCGCGGTTCCTAGCTCGTCGGTTTCGATCCCTTCTTGATGGATCTCTTGAGCTCGCATCTCTTTGTCCCACTCTTTGCGATGCATCTTGAGTTTTTCAACATCTTGTTGCTTTTTGACCATATCTTTTCGGGCAACTTCTACAGCCTCTTTGGCCTCTTCAACTTTTTTGATCTGCTCCTCAACCTTCTTCTCTTTTTGGGCAAGCTCTTCATCGACGACTTTAATGTAGTCTCGCATGGTTTCGATTTTATCGGAAGTGGTTCCTTTGTCGAGCGTTTCCCGCAGCTGACTGAGTTTATCCTGTTTGTGACGGAGCGTTTTGTCCCGTTCTTCCTCGAGCGTTTTTTGCTTGTCCTCTTCCTTTTTAAGAGTCTCCTTTTTTTCCTTTAAAACGCGCTCAGCCTCTTCCAGCCTCCGCTGCTTAATCCGAACGAGTTGCTCTAAGGGGTATTTTTCTTTCATGGCTATCTAAAAAGGGCGCCCA
The genomic region above belongs to Candidatus Neptunochlamydia vexilliferae and contains:
- a CDS encoding AAA family ATPase, giving the protein MEPIGREREKKILQKLLNSEEAELLAVYGRRRIGKTFLIKEFFSDKGLFFELTGILRGRTSEQLWNFAETVTSTFKLKTPLPTPKNWQKAFSTLLEQLEKVPESQKVILFFDELPWLATRRSNMLRTLEYNWNRHLSRRKNLIVVLCGSAASWMIKKVVQNRGGLHGRLTQKIHLKPFSLLETENYLKAKHIFFDRKQLIELYMLTGGVAKYLNHIEKGRSSMENIQSLCFSPNGFLTDEFQPLFASLFDDSEKHLAIVKALAKSHKGLTLNALTKATSKTLGGHFTAALNDLESSGFIQSIPFFGRKKRDSLYRLLDEYSLFYLTWVDRKEQILNFHRSPKFLSWAGYAFENICIKHSRQIIEALKLPLIAKSLSYWDKQPGELPGAQIDLVIERTDRCINLLEMKFCEDEFTITKEYGRLLNQRRSTFSQILKSKRTIFNTLVTPFGAAKSPPYLSAVDQELTLDALFSY
- a CDS encoding type III secretion T3S chaperone is translated as MKEKYPLEQLVRIKQRRLEEAERVLKEKKETLKKEEDKQKTLEEERDKTLRHKQDKLSQLRETLDKGTTSDKIETMRDYIKVVDEELAQKEKKVEEQIKKVEEAKEAVEVARKDMVKKQQDVEKLKMHRKEWDKEMRAQEIHQEGIETDELGTAMHTSKKRKK